One Neovison vison isolate M4711 chromosome 2, ASM_NN_V1, whole genome shotgun sequence genomic window carries:
- the LOC122898681 gene encoding olfactory receptor 2G3-like, translating into MQELNQSTVTEFILLGFTPNPRTNPLLFTFFLIFYLLILVSNSLLITLIHQDSRLHTPMYFFISVLSMLDMCYTTTTVPQMLVHILSKKRAISFARCVAQMYIFLLFGVTESWLFSIMSMDRYMAICHPLRYKVVMSPRMCLLLVGICVAYGVVGGLCYTFFAVRLPYCGPNEIDHYFCEVPAVLKLACADTSLNDLVDFITGFNVIVVPLTLIVIVYANIFATIMKIRSSQGRIKAFSTCASHITVVTMFAVPCIIMYMSPGSDSLSNNGKKMALFYNIATAFLNPVIYSLRNKDVKKAFLKLMGWSGVSE; encoded by the coding sequence ATGCAGGAACTCAACCAGTCCACTGTGACAGAATTCATTCTATTGGGcttcacccccaaccccaggacaAACCCTCTGCTCTTCaccttctttctcatcttttacCTGCTCATCCTCGTGAGCAACAGCCTCCTCATCACCCTTATCCACCAGGACTCCCGCctccacacacccatgtacttTTTCATCAGTGTCCTCTCCATGCTGGACATGTGCTACACAACTACCACTGTGCCCCAGATGCTCGTGCATATCCTCAGCAAGAAGAGGGCCATCTCTTTTGCTAGGTGTGTGGCCCAGATGTACATCTTCCTCCTCTTTGGGGTCACCGAGTCCTGGCTCTTCTCCATCATGTCCATGGACAGGTACATGGCCATCTGCCATCCTCTTCGATACAAGGTCGTCATGAGCCCCCGGATGTGCCTCCTCTTGGTGGGCATCTGTGTAGCCTATGGCGTGGTGGGTGGCTTGTGCTACACCTTCTTTGCTGTGCGCCTGCCCTACTGTGGCCCTAATGAAATTGACCACTACTTTTGCGAGGTCCCTGCCGTCCTGAAGCTGGCCTGTGCAGACACATCCCTCAATGACTTGGTGGACTTCATCACAGGCTTCAATGTCATCGTGGTCCCCCTCACCCTGATTGTCATTGTCTATGCCAACATCTTTGCCACCATCATGAAGATCCGCTCATCCCAGGGACGGATCAAGGCCTTCTCCACCTGTGCTTCCCACATCACTGTCGTCACCATGTTCGCAGTTCCGTGTATCATCATGTACATGAGTCCTGGCTCTGATTCCTTGTCAAACAATGGCAAGAAAATGGCCCTTTTTTATAACATTGCCACAGCCTTCCTCAACCCTGTCATCTACAGTCTGAGGAACAAGGACGTGAAAAAGGCTTTCCTCAAACTGATGGGATGGAGCGGGGTCTCAGAGTGA